Proteins from a genomic interval of Nostoc sp. TCL240-02:
- the budA gene encoding acetolactate decarboxylase yields the protein MKLKRYFWITILTITALLFAILPARTQQYTSSNTLFQTSTISALAVGIFDGNTNFKQLRKHGNFGLGTVNALDGEMVGLDGKFYQIKADGVASVIPDSMISPFATVTFFQPETLINIEGRMNYKQLQQSLDQHLPTKNYPYAIRIQGNFPYLKFRIPPKQTPPYRSLAEALKEQSIFELRNINGTLVGFRTPEYMQGVNVNGYHFHFIAANRTTGGHILDGQFQNAKIEIDSLSNVEINLPKSAEFVQADLGDNKPVEVNRVERK from the coding sequence ATGAAACTCAAGCGTTATTTCTGGATAACTATTTTAACCATTACTGCACTATTATTTGCTATTTTACCCGCTAGAACTCAGCAATATACGTCATCAAATACCCTGTTTCAAACATCAACAATTAGCGCTCTTGCAGTGGGAATTTTTGACGGCAATACTAATTTTAAGCAGTTGAGAAAACACGGTAATTTTGGTTTGGGGACAGTAAATGCTCTGGATGGAGAAATGGTTGGATTAGATGGCAAATTTTACCAGATAAAAGCTGATGGAGTTGCCTCTGTTATTCCTGATTCAATGATAAGTCCTTTTGCTACAGTCACCTTTTTTCAACCAGAAACATTAATTAATATAGAAGGGCGGATGAATTATAAACAATTGCAGCAATCTTTAGATCAGCACTTACCAACTAAAAATTATCCTTATGCGATTCGTATCCAAGGGAATTTTCCTTACCTAAAATTTAGAATTCCTCCTAAACAAACTCCGCCGTATCGTTCTTTGGCTGAAGCACTAAAAGAACAATCAATTTTTGAATTAAGGAATATCAATGGCACTTTAGTCGGTTTTCGCACACCCGAATATATGCAAGGAGTAAATGTTAATGGCTATCACTTTCATTTCATCGCGGCAAATAGGACAACTGGAGGGCATATCTTAGATGGACAATTCCAAAATGCTAAAATAGAAATTGATTCTCTATCAAACGTTGAGATAAATTTGCCCAAGAGTGCTGAATTTGTGCAAGCTGATTTGGGAGATAACAAACCTGTTGAAGTCAACAGAGTTGAACGTAAGTAA
- a CDS encoding SDR family oxidoreductase, with protein MSLELKLSGKTAIVTGGSAGIGLATAKALYSEGVNVAIAARNQERLDQAVADIQSLPTPGAKVIAISADLTKAEDVEKVVSTTLAQFNQIDILINNAGSARAGSFLESTDDLFLDAWNLKLLGYIRLVRAVVPHQKSRGDGRIVNIVGGAGRTPRPNFLAGGTSNAALLNFTKGISKELAEYKIRINAISPGATATERAETLARQNAQAQGITVEQVKAQNIQSIPLKRIAQPEEIAALALFLVSDLAASITGTEIIVDGGSTPGI; from the coding sequence ATGAGTTTAGAACTAAAACTATCAGGTAAAACCGCGATTGTTACAGGAGGAAGTGCAGGAATTGGGTTAGCGACTGCCAAAGCCCTTTATAGTGAAGGTGTAAATGTTGCGATCGCAGCCCGCAATCAAGAACGCTTAGATCAGGCTGTAGCAGATATCCAGTCCTTACCTACCCCAGGCGCTAAAGTTATTGCCATCAGCGCCGATTTAACTAAAGCAGAGGATGTTGAGAAAGTTGTTTCAACCACCTTGGCCCAGTTTAATCAGATTGATATCTTGATTAATAACGCCGGTTCAGCCCGTGCTGGATCTTTCCTTGAATCCACCGATGATTTATTCTTGGATGCTTGGAACTTAAAATTATTGGGCTACATCCGCTTAGTTAGAGCCGTCGTCCCCCATCAAAAAAGCCGAGGTGATGGACGGATTGTCAATATAGTTGGTGGTGCAGGACGTACACCTCGCCCTAACTTCCTAGCTGGTGGTACAAGCAATGCGGCTCTACTCAACTTTACAAAGGGCATTTCTAAAGAGTTAGCCGAGTACAAGATTCGCATTAATGCCATATCGCCCGGTGCTACAGCTACTGAGCGTGCCGAGACTTTAGCGCGGCAAAACGCCCAAGCGCAAGGGATCACCGTAGAGCAAGTAAAGGCACAAAACATCCAAAGTATTCCTTTAAAAAGAATCGCCCAGCCAGAAGAGATTGCCGCGTTAGCGTTATTTTTGGTGTCGGATCTAGCTGCATCAATTACAGGAACAGAGATTATCGTTGATGGCGGTTCTACTCCTGGTATTTAG
- a CDS encoding TauD/TfdA family dioxygenase, with protein sequence MGSQYFDIKPVAGRIGAEIIGVNLSSNLSDDIISDIRKTLVKYKVIFFRDQQQLDADGQVAFARRFGEVTTAHPTVPSLPENPEVLDLNYGRTTSRANSWHTDVTFVDRPPLGSILRALDIPPTGGDTIWANSVTAYQDLPIHLRNLADQLWAVHSNKYDYATAFDLPEDAKAYRAVFTSTVYETLHPVVRIHPESGERGLFIGGFVRQFRGLSTTESDDILRLLQAYITRPENTVRWRWQVGDVAFWDNRATQHYAIADYGDQPRHVQRVTIVGDLPVGIDGKQSEAIKGDASEYNRREAVTA encoded by the coding sequence ATGGGTTCTCAATACTTTGATATCAAACCAGTTGCAGGACGTATCGGTGCTGAAATCATCGGTGTTAATCTGAGTTCTAACCTCAGCGATGACATCATCAGCGATATTCGCAAGACTCTAGTCAAATACAAAGTGATCTTTTTCCGCGATCAGCAACAACTTGATGCTGATGGACAGGTAGCCTTCGCTCGTCGTTTCGGTGAAGTTACTACAGCCCACCCCACTGTACCATCGCTACCAGAAAACCCAGAAGTTTTAGACCTGAACTATGGCCGCACTACTTCCCGCGCCAATAGCTGGCATACTGATGTAACATTTGTAGACCGTCCTCCTCTCGGCTCTATCTTACGAGCGCTTGACATTCCGCCAACTGGTGGCGATACAATCTGGGCAAACTCAGTAACTGCATACCAAGATTTACCTATCCATCTGCGTAATCTCGCAGATCAACTTTGGGCAGTACATAGCAACAAATACGATTATGCTACTGCATTTGACCTACCTGAAGATGCCAAGGCTTACCGGGCTGTCTTCACCTCGACTGTATACGAGACTCTGCATCCAGTTGTACGCATCCATCCAGAATCTGGGGAGCGTGGACTATTCATCGGCGGATTTGTGCGCCAATTCCGTGGCTTATCAACAACTGAATCAGATGACATTCTGCGACTGTTGCAGGCATACATCACACGTCCTGAGAACACAGTGCGGTGGCGTTGGCAAGTTGGTGACGTAGCCTTTTGGGATAACCGGGCTACTCAACATTATGCGATCGCGGATTACGGCGACCAGCCCCGCCACGTTCAACGAGTCACAATTGTCGGCGATCTCCCAGTGGGCATTGATGGTAAGCAAAGTGAGGCCATCAAAGGAGACGCTTCTGAGTACAACCGAC
- a CDS encoding zinc-binding dehydrogenase, protein MSKIRAVIVDPNVPGRLALSEVNVPKSAPDEALVRVAAISLNRGEIKRSTTAEAGWQPGWDLAGVVETPATDGSGPPQGARVVGLRRAGAWAELVSVPTNALAELPPSVSFAQAATLPVAGLTAYHAVLKGGSLLGRPVLVTGASGGVGYFAIQLAQLSGAQVTAHIRQPGYETLVREAGAQSVVIGEDLSPASEYGPYHLIIESVGGKTLGIALSLLAQDGKTVLYGVSGGAEVTFNAAQFFGTGSVSLYGLRLFDELRFESAAVGLKRLLSLVETGQLHPHIDLEAPWTQIADVAQQLLDRRFPGKAVLHISN, encoded by the coding sequence ATGAGCAAAATACGTGCTGTGATTGTTGACCCCAATGTGCCGGGGCGTTTGGCACTGAGTGAAGTGAATGTACCAAAGTCTGCCCCAGATGAAGCTCTAGTCAGGGTAGCGGCGATTTCTCTGAATCGGGGAGAAATAAAACGTTCAACCACTGCTGAGGCTGGTTGGCAGCCTGGTTGGGACTTGGCAGGTGTAGTGGAAACTCCTGCGACTGATGGGTCTGGGCCTCCCCAAGGAGCGCGTGTAGTTGGCTTACGTCGCGCCGGTGCTTGGGCGGAACTTGTATCTGTTCCTACTAACGCCTTAGCAGAACTACCGCCATCGGTATCTTTTGCTCAAGCTGCCACCCTACCTGTAGCGGGTTTAACCGCGTATCATGCAGTGCTAAAAGGTGGTTCACTGTTAGGTCGTCCAGTCCTGGTTACAGGTGCATCAGGAGGTGTTGGTTACTTCGCTATCCAATTAGCGCAACTGTCAGGGGCGCAAGTAACAGCACATATTCGTCAACCTGGCTATGAAACTTTGGTTAGAGAAGCAGGGGCACAATCAGTGGTGATTGGCGAAGACCTTTCACCTGCTAGTGAGTATGGCCCCTATCATCTAATCATAGAGTCAGTGGGTGGTAAGACTTTGGGGATAGCCCTTAGCTTACTAGCACAAGATGGAAAAACTGTACTGTATGGAGTATCTGGGGGAGCAGAAGTGACATTCAACGCTGCCCAATTTTTCGGGACTGGTAGCGTGAGCCTGTATGGTTTACGTCTGTTTGATGAATTGAGATTTGAATCAGCCGCAGTCGGTCTAAAACGGCTTTTAAGTCTAGTAGAAACAGGTCAACTGCATCCTCACATTGATTTAGAAGCTCCTTGGACACAAATAGCTGATGTAGCCCAACAACTACTCGATAGGCGTTTTCCTGGTAAGGCTGTGTTGCACATTTCCAACTGA
- a CDS encoding VOC family protein, producing the protein MSLPETIAKQTDARPPVAIGHVRLYVSNVPKASDFFVRIGLRLITQSEQLAVLELRGGTHLVLRTSLEAIAPGTNAPFDLMVDDVIATRDTFKKWGLTVSEIETGRIHSSFSLTGPDGYLLTLTSSHTGGREV; encoded by the coding sequence ATGTCACTACCAGAAACTATTGCAAAACAAACGGATGCCCGCCCACCTGTGGCGATTGGGCATGTAAGATTATATGTGAGTAATGTACCAAAGGCTAGCGATTTTTTCGTCAGGATAGGACTGCGGTTGATTACCCAATCAGAACAATTAGCTGTTTTGGAATTACGGGGAGGAACGCACTTAGTTTTAAGAACAAGTTTAGAAGCGATCGCACCTGGAACGAATGCACCTTTTGATCTGATGGTAGATGATGTTATCGCCACCAGAGATACTTTTAAGAAATGGGGACTGACTGTTTCTGAGATCGAAACAGGCAGAATCCACAGTTCATTTAGCTTAACTGGGCCGGATGGCTATTTATTGACGCTGACTTCTTCACATACAGGCGGTAGAGAAGTTTAA